The nucleotide window CCGAGACCAACAAGATAAATACCATGCTCACGTGGGGCGACGAGAGAACGACCTGGCGCGTGGAGAATCTCCACAAGTTCTTCGGCGTCGTCGCGGAGTATCCGTGGTTGTGGCCGCTCGTACGCCGTTTAATAAACCGAAAGCCCAATCGCCTGTACGTGCTGGTATTCTTTTTATGGTACGGCTATTGTTGGAAGACGAGAATCGAGAAGATACCGTTCACGCCCAGGACCGTGTTCTCTCTCTTTAAAACTTTGGTCGAATACCTGCGGGGCGTCAAGGAGCTCGCGCCGGCGCCGGCCGAGGCCGCCCCGGCCGAGGTTCGTTGATAGCCGCCGATGTGGCTCGCGCTGACATATATCGCCGCTGTCGTCGTCGCCCGGATTTTGACTTTCGCCGGCAGGCCGCGGCGCACGTTCGGCGACCTGGTGCGGTCGCTCCTCGACCCGACGTTTCACTTGCTGGCCTGGACGTCGATCGCCGCCGTCGCGATGCCGCTGTTGGAATACGTCGTGCTGAGGCCGCGGCAATGGCTGCCGTTGAACGCGGCGGGGGCGGCGCTGGTCGTCGGCTCCGGGGTTTTGGCGTACGTCGCCAATCGGACGCTGGGCGCGGCGTTTTCGCCTTACGTGGACGCGGCGGCCGCGGACAAGAGGATAGTAACCGCCGGCATATACGGCCGCATCCGGCACCCGCTCTACACCGCCGGTTTTATGTTGACGGCCGGCGCGGCACTTATGTTATGTTGCGTAGTTTCGTGGTTCTTCACGCTGCTCTGTTGGGCCGCGGTCGTCGTACGGACGCTGCGCGAGGAGCATCTGCTCAAACGCAATATGGACGGGTACGTCGACTACATGCGGCGGACGAAACGCTACATACCGGGCATAATCTGACGCGGCGGACGGAAACGTATATCCCGACGGCGCAGGTATTACCGGCGGCGCCTTATCGCGCGGCCCGGCCTTCGCTCGAGAGGGCCTTAGCATAACTTTGGACGTTGCTATGGACGGCAGTAAAATATTGCGTTACTTGGGGCTGGGCGCGCTCGTCGCGGGCGCCCTGGCGTACGTTTCGTACTTGCGGGGAATTTTAACCGTAACCGGCGGGGCCGACGCCGCCGTCGTCGCGGCCGGCGCGGCTTTCCTCGGCTTGGCGGTGGGGGCCGCGCTCGCGACGTTGGCGGGCGCGCGCGCGCGCCGCAAAGGGCGCGCGACGCCGGCGTTTAACGCCCTGCTCTTCGGCGTCGCGGCCTTCGTCGTCGGCGGTGCGGTGGGGCATTTACCCCTGGGCGCGGGCGGCCTTGCCGGCGTCGGCGGGTGGTTGGTCGTCGTCGCGTACGTGTTGGCGGCCGCGTTGCCGCTCGGTTTCGTCGGCTTCGCGCTGGCGGTCGCGTTCCGCGCGTACGCCGACGAGCCCGCGGGCGTTTACGGCGCGTTCTTGGCCGGGGGCGCCGCCGGCGTAATCCTGGCCGCGGCGGCGTTCGCTCTGTTGGGCCACGCCGCGGCGCTCGGGCTGGCGGCGGTCCTGGCGGCTGCGGCCGCAGCTTCCTTGAGTACGGCCCGGGCCAAGGTTAAGTTAATAGCGCCCGCCGTCCTGGTGGCCTGCGCCGTCGTTTTGCCGTTGGCGGCGCCTATCCTGTTCGGCCTGGCGCCGGCGCGGGGTGCTTTCCTGGGCGCTTCCGGCGAACGCGTCGCCGACGCGGCGTGGAGCGCCGCGGCCCGGGCGGAAGTCGTAACCTCGCCCGCCGCCGATAAATCCGCCGCCGCGTTTACGGTATTCGACGCCGGCCTGGCGAAGGAGTTGCCTCGCCACGAGTGGCTTACGGTCGACGGCCGTCGCGGCGCGCCCGTCTTGAAGGAAACGCCGTCTGTAGCGTTCACGAAAAAATACGTCGCCGCGTTGGCGGGCCGCGTCAAGGCTCCCGAGAGGGCGCTGGTCGCGGGCGGCGCCGGCTTCGACGCGCTGGCGCTGGCCGCCCTGGGCGCCGGCAGCGTCGACCTGGTAATGGACGACGCGGCGTACGGTTTGATTAAAAAACTGGCCTATCCCGACGAGCTCCTGCGCAAAAACCGGGTAGCGCCTCGGGGCGGCGACGGCCGAGCCTTCTTGCGGAGTTCCGGCGGGACGTACGACCTTATCGCCCTTTCGCCCTCGGCCGTGCCGGCGCCGCTCGAGCCGGCGCCCGCGTTGACCGCGGATTACCTTTTGACGGTGGAAGCTTTCCGGGAGTATTATCGGCGCCTCGAGCCGGCGGGTATAATAAGCTTTACGGTTCGCGAGGGGGCGCAGCCGACCTACGGCCCGGACCTCGCGGCGACGGTCTACCGGGCTTTCGCGGAGGAGGGCGAGCTCCGGCCGGCCGGTTGCGTCGCCGTCTTCCGGCGGGGCGACGCGGTGACGGCTTTGGCGAAGCGCGGCGGCTTCGGCGACCTCGAGCTGGAGGGGCTGGTGGGCGTCGCCGGCGAGGAGTTCGAGCCGGTCTACCTGCCGGGGCGTAAATCGCCCGGCGGGGATTTGGCTGACGCGTACGCGGCCTCGTTGACGTCGGCGGCCGAATATGACGGCCGTCCGGCGCGCGACGACCGGCCGTTCCCGTTCGCCACCGCGGGGCCGGGCCGGGTTATCGGCCTGGCCGCGGCTGCCGTCGTGCTGGCGGCGGCGTTCCTCGCGCTCCCGCTCTACGGTTTTAGAAAGCGTCAGGTGCGGACGGGCGGGAAGGCGGCGTTCGCGCTTTACTTCATCCTCGTCGGCGCGTCCTTCGCGGCGCTGGCGACGGCGCTCGGGCCCAAGGTCGCGTTTTACCTCGGCGGCGGCGCCTGGAGCGGCCCGGCGGCGCGGGCGGCGCTGTTGGCCGTCGCCGCGGCGGGGAGCCTGTGGGGCGGCGCCGTTGCGCGGGGGCGGCGCTGGCTGCCGTTCGCCGTCGTCGCGGCGGCCACGCTGCTCTGCATCCTGGCGTATGACGCCCTCTTGGCGGCGACCGCCGGTTGGCCGCTGTGGGTCCGGTTTTACGTCGCGGCGGTTTTGGTGGCGCTGGTGGGGTTCTTCCTGGGGGCCTTGGCGCCTATGGGCCTTGCCGCGGCGGCGGGGCGGGAGCCGGCGACGCTGCCCTGGTGTTGGGCGGCGTACCTCTTCGGCTTCGCTTTCGCGACGGTGGGCGCGCTGCCGGCGGCGACGGTCGTCGGTTTTAGAATAATTTTGGCGGCCGCGGGGTTGACCGTGGTGGCCGCGTGGGGCGCCTTCGTGCGGGCGGCCCGCAGTCACCTGCCGCCCGTGGCCGCGGAGGCCGATGCGAAATGACGGCTCGCGTTATTATAGCCTCGCTGGCGTTGGCGGTTTTATGCGCCGCCCCGGCGCTCGCCCAGGAGAGCGCGGACGAGATGCTCGAGCGCGCCGCGCAGCTCGAGGAGGAGGGTAGAATCGCCGAAGCGGTACAGCTCTACGGCGAGATACTGGAGAAGTATCCCGACAATGCCCAGGCGTACAACAACTTCGGCGCCGTGCTGCTCCGGGCCGGCAAGGTGGAGGAGGCCAAGTTCGCGTTCGAAAAAGCGTCCGAGCTCGACCCCGCGTACGATACGCCGCGCAGCAACCTCGGTTACATATACCTCGTCATCGAGGAGGATTACGAAAAGGCGCTGCCGCCCCTCCTCGCGGCGTTGGAGATAAACCCGCGCAACGATTC belongs to bacterium and includes:
- a CDS encoding isoprenylcysteine carboxylmethyltransferase family protein, which produces MWLALTYIAAVVVARILTFAGRPRRTFGDLVRSLLDPTFHLLAWTSIAAVAMPLLEYVVLRPRQWLPLNAAGAALVVGSGVLAYVANRTLGAAFSPYVDAAAADKRIVTAGIYGRIRHPLYTAGFMLTAGAALMLCCVVSWFFTLLCWAAVVVRTLREEHLLKRNMDGYVDYMRRTKRYIPGII